Genomic DNA from Panthera leo isolate Ple1 chromosome A1, P.leo_Ple1_pat1.1, whole genome shotgun sequence:
TCTTAtatttcatgaatgaatgaatgaatgaatgaccacaGGGAggagcaaggcagagagagatggacacagGTTTCTCCCACCATCTTGCTGCTCCAGCCAGAGTCCCTTCCATAGCTGGACTGTTAGCTGAATGTAGGGCCTATGCTACTTTCTCTTGTCATCAGCCACATAGGCAGCCTCACCAACTTCCACTACCCATCCAGCAGGAACTCCCAAATTCCACTCTGACCTGGGGTGAGATGGGAGGCTATGATCAGCCCAGGGCAGTAAAAGGCAGAATTATCTAGAGACTGGACCTTCCCCAGCCCATCCCCATGCCAGGCCCTGAGGAGCCTTGGCCCCACCCAGAACAGGGCAGAGAAGGCTTTAGTGCAAACAGGTGAGCTGCCCTACAGACAAGATTCTCCTTCTTTCCTATTACTAGATTTGTCACACTCAGTGACTCCAGTTTCAGCCACAGAGTCTGCTCTGAAGAAATGACTCCACCAGTCTAAACTGGGTACGTGATTACCAGTCTGAAGGCCAGCCTTGAACTAGGCATTCCTCCTTGCCCCATCCCTTGTGCCTGCAGGAAATCCTGGGGAAAGGACAAGGCACTTGGTGCTAAGGTGGCCTCTAAAGTTTAATAGGAAAAAGCAGATTATTCCCCCCCCCTTCTGAGGTTGATGTACAATTCTGCCCTCACCTTAATCCCTGGGAAGCAACATGGGGCACAGAAGAGGGCTTACAGTGACATCAGCAACATAGTCCAACATAGTCCAGTACAATATCCCTCACTGATATCTATGACTAACCAACAACTTGACATCCATCCACAGATGAAAATGCCTTTATGGGAGCTGTGGGGTCCAGCACCACATGCCAGGAGACCCAAGAGGAGTCTCAAACACCCACGTGTCAAGTAACAGACCTCAGTCCCACCTGTAACCCTGAAATGGCCCATGAATCAGCTCTAGCCCCAGTCAGCCATGGTTCAAGAGACCTTGGAGAGCACTGTCTTAGACAATCACTCTTAGAGAAGAGAGCCTTTATAGAAGTCCAGTTTTCCAGAGAACTTCCAGCACATAGTTGCAgcaaaaagtgtgtgtgtgtgtgcacatcaaAGAAGGTAAGAGGTATAATTTGACTTTGCCCACATCACCTGTCCCCCAAGCAGCACGGCTCAGGGCCAAGAAATCACCTTCTCAGCCCATGACTTCTCTAGCAGGGGGAAAGTGAGGGCATGCAAGTGAGCACCTGGCTTCCCAGGCTATGCAGAAATCTGGAAAACAGGCCTATTTCTCTGTTGCCCATTCAGGGTACTGAGTTGTGTGCTGCATGACTGGGGCTGGGAGGAGCAAGTAGGACTCTTGGAGGGCATCAAAGGAACATGgattctatggggcgcctgggtggcgcagtcggttaagcgtccgacttcagccaggtcacgatctcgcggtccgtgagttcgagccccgcgtcaggctctgggctgatggctcggagcctggagcctgtttccgattctgtgtctccctctctctctgcccctcccccgttcatgctctgtctctctctgtcccaaaaataaataaaaaacgttgaaaaaaaaaattttaaaaggaacatgGATTCTATTAACTATATCATAAATTCTAATCAAAGGGCATAGAGTGGACTTGCCACCACATTTACACTGACAGGAGCTCGATTTCCTCAGGAAATCCCATCAGGGAGGCATCACCCTGGCTGTGGTACAACTTGGAAACAtgtccacactgacagcagctgGGTTTCCTCAGGACCCtctgtgggaagagaaggaagtggcTGGGAATCAATGTACCAGAGTTATAATCTAAAACAAAGATTTTCCTTCAGAAAACATCATCAATAGCCACTACTAAAATGACCCTGATCTACTGGGCAGCCATGGAACTTGAGATGTTGTCTACCTCAGTTCATTAACAATGAGCTCTGCATGTTTGTATATCTGAGAGCTGGTGTGTTTGAGGTTGGCTGGAGAGCTAAATCACCCTCATGAAAGAGACGGGACCCTGACCCCAGTCATCCTGCAGATGAAAGAGCTGATCAACATTACCAATGTCATTCTGTTTGATGCTTTCAGTGGCTTCCAGGCCCTTCTCCTCCAAGGTGTTTCCAAATTCCTTCAGCTTATCCAGGATGTGTCCCCAAGGTGTTGGAGAGATCTGGGGCTGCCCAGGCTAGGGCTGGTCCTTCCAAAACCATTGACAGAACCACCAGCAGGACTAGAGGCAATAAGATGAGCCTCATGGCAGTGCCAGAGGGGCACTCTGGATCAGTCGTAGGACAGCATGGGTGAGCCTGTACGTTTTACAGCTACCTTCTTCCCAGAAGACTCTTCAGGTTGAACATATTGCACCTTTGTCTGGGAAGATAAAGGCATTAATTTACTGTCATGCTATTAGCAGGAGCAAGACTGCACTTATTCTTCTTGTGGCCAGACTCCTCCCATCCTTCCATTCCAAAGATGTCTTCTCCTGCATCCCCTGGGGTGAGATTTATGGCAGTTTACCCACATACTTTGGGTTGATTGAGGTTTGGGATATACCACTTGCCTAGTTCTGGTGATTCTGGGACAAAGACACTTCTGAAACTTGAGAAGGATGGaaatcagctttctttttttattgaattatgttTCACATAAAACATTATGTGGTTGAAGTACaaaacatgttgatttgatgCATATATGTATTGTAATATGATTATCATTGTGGTGATAGTTGGCACctctatcatgtcacataattgttattttgtttttgtggtggGAACAACCAAAGTCTAATCTCTTATCATTTTGGGTGAATATAATGCAATTTTATTGTCTATATGCTATATGCTATGCGTTGGATTTCCAGGATTTATCTGACTACTGGTTGAAGATTTGGACCCTTAAACAAAATCTCTCCTGCTTCCCCATACCCCAGCCCATGGTAACCACTATTTTATTCTTGGTTTTTATAAGTTTGGCTCTTTCGGATTCCACACGTAGGtgatattatacagtatttgtctttcatggtctgacttatctcacttagtataatgccttcaagttccatccatgttatcacagaatgcaggatttccttctgtctcatggctgattaatattccattgtatcatggcacctgggtgactcagtcggctgagcatccgacccttagttttggctcaggtaatgatgtcaaagtcgtgggattaagccccacatgggtctctgtgttgagcgtggagtctgcttaagatctctctctctctttctttccctctgccctctacccccactcacattctcttcctctttctctctacctctctctctctctacaataaaataaataaataaaaatttaaaatattccattgtatctatataccacaacttctttgtccatttatctgttgatggacacttgggttgttcccatgtcttggctattatgaatggtGCAGTAAGCATAGGAGTGTATTCTTAAAAAGGCATAGAATGGCtggatggatttaaaaaaaaaaaaaaaaaaaaacaagatctgaCTATAtcctgcctacaagagattcacctcagctttaaggacacacataggctcaaggtgaaggaatagaaaaagatattccatgtaagtggaaaccaaaagagaacaaGATTAACTATGTTTAtagcaaacaaaatagacttaacccaaaaactgtaacaagagacaaagaaggtcattatataatgataaaaagatcAATTCCTCAGGAACATATAACAGttgcaaatatatatgtactcAACATCAGGGCACTTAAATATATTAGGCAAATGCCAACTgatctgaaaggagaaatagacactACCCCACTTTCAACAAAAGGTAGCttattcagacagaaaatcaagaaggaaacgcTGGATTTGAACTATACTTTAGTACAAATGTACCTAACAAATACATATAGAACATACCATCCAACAGAAGCAGATGCACATCCTTCTCAAGCacatatggaacattcttcaTGATAGAGCATGGTAAGTCacaaacaagtcttagcaaatttaagagtACTGAATTgtaccaagtatcttttccaactaCAATGGCATGAAGCTAGGAATCAGTaacaggaagaaactgagaaaattcacaaatatgtggaaaggaAACAACattcctgaacaaccaatggatcaagaagaaatcaaaagtaaataaaaaataacttgaaacaaatgaaaatggaaacaaaataaccaaaatgtatgGGATGCATTGAAACAAACTCAAAGAGATCACATCCAAATGTTGAAGCTTACATGcaaaacaatagtaaaaatacactaaaaaatttaTCTATGAATTGATATCAGTTGATACCAAGGAAGCACTGTTAACTTTGTTAAATATAACAATGGcattacagttattttttttaaagatcatatttttaaaagatgtatatatatcaaaGTATTTAAAGGTGAAATGGCAAAAATATCTGAGATTGccttaaaacacaaagaaaaagtgaCAAAGCAAATACAATACAATCTTGGTAATTATTCAGTCTAAAGAATGGGGATATGCAAGTCCACTGTTGAATTTCTGTACTTGCTTATGTTTGtagattttcataataatttaaaaggaataaatggGTGGAAAAATTAGACCTGGTCAAACACAACTCTTTGACCCACCACCTACCCACTCTTTTCCAGTTCCAGGCAAGTTCCTAGACAGCTTTTTCCATCTGTGATACTTGGGAACAGAAAAGTGGACAGCAGGCAGCAACAAGCACCCGCACAGAGGGAACTACCAACCTGGGCCTCCCACCTCTCTGTCTGTAGCTCTTCCCATGCTCCTGCTTGGCCTCCATCAGCCCCCAAAGCCTTTCATCAATGGATAGTCAAGTCACCCCACCTTCTCTGGAGCCTCATCCCTTCCCTGTCCTACCTGAGGCTTCCTCAGGATGTCAGTAGTCAAACCCTTCCCTGCGGAGGCTGTTGAGTAGGACACCAGCTACAGACAGCAAGAGGGCTAAGGGCTCAGCACCAGCACACACTTACTTAATCTCACCTGTGCCTCCCTGGCTTGCCAGGCACTGGGAAAGGACAATTTGTCCAAATGGGAGGATGCCTGCCCTCTACTGGCCACCAGTCGCTCAGGCCTCCAGCTACCTCCCCTAATCTaagcagaaaaaagaacagaaagcaggCCCAGGAGGACTTGGCCTGGTGGTTGAGGgctacagagaaaggaaggaggaggaaggaagtgcCCTGTGGAACTGGCAGACGGAGAAAGACTtccaggtgggggcagggacatGATGACAGCAGAGGAGAGCAGAGACTgtttctctgcctgcctgccttccagtCTTGTGTTTATTCTTAAAACAGACCTAGAGCTGATCAAGGGCATGACTCTAACTTTGACAATGGGACACAGATGAGTAAGACCCTCTTTTAGGAGAGGAGCTTCCAGTGGGTGGGAAAGACACTCGCATAAACAGAACTATGCCCAGAGATCAGGGCCATATGGGCCTGGGGGCAAATGATGTGCTGCGGGCATCCAGGGGAAGCGCAGGGATAACCCTTCACAGTAGAGTAGGCTCTGGAAATCTCCCGTACCTACAGCAGAAGCCAAGAGCCACAGAGCTTCCAGGGTAGTGATGAGAAATATCCTCATGATATACACTCATGGGAGGGTACTGAGCCCAAACTGAGAATTTCAAAGGGACATCAGGGCAAAATTGCAGGGAGGAGGCTGCAACATCGAGACACTCCAATCTCAGCTTAGGCTGTTTTAGACACctgagtaaatttgaaaatctaattggctttattcaacaattcatgaataggacagcatcccatctagcagtCAGAAAGGAATTCTAGGGAGCTACACAAAAATGGAAGGCTTTTACAGGCAGAAGCTTTTACAGGCTTTTATAGGCTTAGGCAAGGGACACTGGGGGGTCAACAAGGGAGGGAGCCAGGTTTTAGTTAGGCCAGGGAAGACTGTGAAGACTGCCCTTAGGATAGCAGTAGCCTGTAGGGAGAGGTGGAGAACACCAAGCACAGTGGAGACAGGCCAGATGACCTGGCAAACTGGCTTTAGAGGATCAGTTGGAAAACACCAAGGCTGAGAGCCCTGGGTGATCATGACTTCAAGGATTATGAGCCTCCAGTAGCCTCATAAAGAAGTCTGGACCCTTCCAGGTCATAATGCTCCAGAGAGGCCCAAATCACAGGCAAGTGGACACAGACCCTGCAAGGGCCCAACACAGCACCAGGTGAAAGAGGCCCAGTTACCCTCTAAGGACCCAGTCCTGTAGGAGATCTCCATTTCCCCAGAGAGATCCAACCTGGACAGGTTTGTGATATGATTTGAGaagatgaggcagagagaaaacccCAATGTTGATTTCAAATGGGAGCAACAGTTAGCCAAGTATTTTACACCAATTGTTCCTTTATATAAAGTGGTTTTTCTGCCTTCCTATAAGGCAACTATTTGCTACCACATTATGGAGATGGCTGGATTTTCTCCACATTCAGAAGCAATGTTTGGCATAGTTTGACTTAAAATATGAACTATATAATACACTTGAAATTTAGTTTTAAAGGCATTGGagcatttcatatatttttactataataAACTGAAGTATGTATGGGAGAGTATGCACTCCTGTACAGATTTTGAGCTAAATTCAgaaatttacatgtatttatttttttaagtttatttatttattttgagagaaagcatgcacacaagctggggaagggcagagagcaagggagagagagaatcccaagcaggctctgtgctgtgctgagcacaacatggggctcaatcccacaaccatgagttcatgacctgagctgcaatcaaaagtcggacattcaaccaagtCAGCCAGGCATCCAAgaaatttacatgtatttaattttgccttcattttataATCAGGGACGGATTGGAAGGTCCAAATTTTCATTACTTCTTCTTAAGTGTTTGCTCTTGGGAGTTCTCACATCAGAAGAACATATGAGAAGAGACTCCTCATAATTTCCTTTCTGCCTCATCCCCAAACCCACCAAAAGCAGCAAAGCAAATAAGAAACAGCAACTCCATATCTTTGATTAAGTGGAGTTAGAGGGAAAACCTGTAACTCCAAActccaaaataaattagaaagactGATAAGGGCAGAGAACACCAGGCCATCCAGGGAGACCTTCAAGGTAGGGGCAGCACAGGACAAACCCATACAGGTCGATGGCCCACctaggagcaggggcaggggtgggggaacaaCAAAACAATCACATTTGATACAGTAGAGTGGAAGGAGACACGGTGCTCAGAGAGATAAGAGACCACATACAGCAGCAAACCACTACATTGGCTAACATGGGGAACAGAAAAGGGGTCTGGGGGAGGTAACAGCCCCAAAGCTGCAGCTCTTGATCAGCTCAGCAAAAAAGGGGTTGGCAGCCTTAGGCACAAGTACCTGTCTTCCCCATGAGACAGTACAAATACCTTGGCTTCTCCCCAACCCCATCCTTGTGAAAACAGCTAATCCAAGAAGAATTTGACCACAAAATGAATAGGCAAAGaatctccgggggggggggggagaacatgGTGGCAGGGACATAGACAGAGGATAAGTAAAGGAGCAAGTGAAGAACAtctctccaaaatattttagtgtagagggaaggagccaagatggtggaacagtacagaagttttttgtgtgtctcccgTCAATGAAATACAGCCATACCATACACTAAACCATCCtgtacacctagaaaactgatctgagaaTTAAcagcaatctgcacaacctgaaccacagaattcagcaggtatgtggcatggagaggtgaacttggggagagagaaggcacagaggGTGGGGAGCCGCttttgcatgcagagagaggatggagactgggggagaatatgggaaaagcacccatccccaaaagcagctggagagaaagtggaaaattggaaacagccacagggactgaactaaaaaggcagaaaggacaaaggagaaaggagagggtttaaattccattaagactgtaatcAGGGGGAACGCAGAGTCTGAAACttcgcagctcgatacctggaggtgctctggtggaaagggcgaatccccaggagcagagtggggtccgggaggttcttgggccacatggggagaagcagttccactgctggaaggacatttggtagaggctgtgaggccacctgggcccagcagaccccagagaacggccacattcgctggtgctggaacaagatCGTTGGGGGttaagcctggtgccagatgtgtgttgtgattttccataatccctgaggtgctgctgctacactatctcgcgaactttttctggtgtgggctggcacctggctgcagtctctgggcatcagctgCATCACGGTCCCACAAGTGTTCCTGAGTGTGGCAGGCACcgggccattgctcagtgagatcCTCCGCAGCGGGCAgagcaggtcaaagccgcagtgcCTCAGAAATGGGGGGCCGGGGAAgtcagccacatctgagacaaaactcaggaggcaggtgctgcctggggcttggtcacagacagtgtggaagcagggagtggacggaagccgAAGATGGAcgggtgcatgattgctgatcagggagaacagagttctgaaactagagactgggtagctgggtgacaccattttcaccactgCCACGCATGTGCATATgtacctacaagcgccacaattcaccccagtaggctagcagtgccatctagtggagaacagagccattacactaagccccgcccaactaggccaacctcgctcttcaagaacacaagtctcaccgcctgcttagtttatggactataaagcactttgtagtttgacttctagggaaaaacaaagtaatttcagttgtatttcagtctgttagctggtccaactattcaattttctttctttctttcttctttttctctttttcgtttctttttcttgaatacagaaagagaaaaaattcaatttattttcaatttttattaaaaatatttttctttaattttttttaccatatgttttacttttgtataaattttttaaaattctattttacttccatcatttcattttagtctacttcagtgtattcattttttcaaattttcaaacgatttcctttttttttcttttttcctccttttttctctaatctatcaagccactttcaacacccagaccaacacacctaggatctagcattatttattttattttgtgtgtttgtttttaattttttaactttaatttttttttaattttttaattttttatacctcatttattccttttctccattcaaaatgacaaaacaaaggaattcaccccaaaagaaagagcaggaagaaataacagccagggacttaaccaacacagatacaagcaagatgtctgaaccagaatttagaatcacgataataagaatactagctggagtcgaaaatagattagaattcctttatgcagagatgaaagaagtaaaaactagtcagaattaaataaaaaatgctataactgagctgcaatctcgaatggatgccacggtggcaaggatggatgaggcagaacagagaatcagtgatatagaggacaaacttatggagaataatgaagcagaaaaaaagagggagattaaggcaagagagcatgatttaagaattagagaaatcagtgattcattaaaaaggaacaacatcagaaccataggggtcccagaagagagaggaagagagagaaataagggtagaagggttatgtgagcaaatcatagtggaaaactttcctaacctggggaaagacacagacatcaaaatccaggaagcacagaggactcccattagattcaacaaaaaccaaccatcaacaggcatatcatagtcaaattcacaaaatactcaggcaaggagagaatcatgaaagcagcaagggaaaaaagttcttaacctacaagggaagacagatcaagtttgcagcagacctatccacagaaacttggcaggccagaaaggagtggcaggatatattcaatgtgctgaatcagaaaaatatgcagccaagaattctttatccagcaaggctgtcattcaaaatagaaggagagataaaaagttttcccagcaaacaaaaattaaaggagtttgtgaccactaaaccagccctgcaagaaattttaagggggactctccgaggggagaaaagatagatagatagatagatagatagatagatagatagatgatagatagatagatagatcgatcggggagcctgggtggcgcagtcggttaagcatccgacttcagccaggtcatgatctcacggtccgtgagttcgagccccgcgtcaggctctgggctgatggcttggagcctgtttccgattctgtgtctccctctctctctgaccctcccccgttcatgctctgtctccctctgtcccaaaaataaattaaaaacgttgaaaaaaaaattttaaaaataaaaaaataaaataaaaaaaaagatagatagatagataccaaagcaataaagattagaaagaccagagaataccaccagaaactccaactctacaagcaacataatggcaataaattcatatttttcagtactcactctaaacgtcagtgGACTCagtgctccaataaaaagacatagggtaacagaatggataagaaaacaagatccatctatatgctgtttataagagacccactgtagacctaaagacaccttcagattgaaagtaaggggatggagaaccatctatcatgctaatggtcaacaaaagaaagctggagtagccatatttatatcaaactttctagactttaaaataaagcctgtatcaagagatgaagaaggggtctatccaccaagaagacctaacaattgtaaatatttatgcatcaaatgtggaagaacccaaatatataagtcaactaatcacaaacataaagaagctCATTgacagtaataccataatagtaggagatttcaacaccccactcacagcaatggacagattatctgatcaaaaaatcaacaggaaaaaatggctttgaatgacacactaggcCAGATGGTCTTAACAaatatactcagaacatttcatcctaaagcagcagaatatacattcttcgccagtgcacatggaacattctccagaatataccACATATTGGGACACAAataagccctcaacaagtacaaaaagatagagatcatatcatgcatattttcagaccacaactctatgaaactagaaatcaacaagaaaaaaattggaaaggtaacaaatacttggagactaaagagcatcctactaaagaatgaatgggccaacaaagaagttaaagagaaaattaaaaagta
This window encodes:
- the LOC122224043 gene encoding LOW QUALITY PROTEIN: apolipoprotein C-I-like (The sequence of the model RefSeq protein was modified relative to this genomic sequence to represent the inferred CDS: deleted 1 base in 1 codon); the encoded protein is MRLILLPLVLLVVLSMVLEGPALAWAAPDLSNTLGTHLDKLKEFGNTLEEKGLEATESIKQNDIEGPEETQLLSVWTCFQVVPQPG